A stretch of DNA from Perca flavescens isolate YP-PL-M2 chromosome 11, PFLA_1.0, whole genome shotgun sequence:
tagacatccaatctggcaaaccgtttatatgacattttttttcaaacgctGCCACTCTaaccatctcacaagcccactcctggattgacggcaccccttcattcttccGTCCTCTTAAAAGAATCTTTCTGGCTATCAACAAAcgagtctggacccagcttctcaTCTATCTTGcggcgacggtggctctgctaaatagtctcggggaGGAACTCGTtttgtggaacatttgcacacccgcaaaagaaaacgccacgtacaatattacatgaagttaactgttcaaaCAATagagtaacgtgagctatttaaattggTAGGATACAcagttaaacctcattggctcttaccagtgtatctcagtgtgtacttggtccacagcaatcccaccaatcggtcccaaaacgtcccagttagagaggaaacgccctgaacattttctttgtaaatctttacaatcgttCCCCGAAAGAACCCAAGCAGGCccgccttgttgcaccatccacatTTTCTTCCGAACTTGCCATTGTCAGCGAATAGCTTACAAGCTCGAAGTTTGTCGTTTCCCGAAGCCAAGGGATTTTAAGAAAGGCAACACACCGAGAGCGAATCCAGACTACAGCAGTGGTAGAGTAAAAAGTGGAGTGAATATACAAAGtggcacaaagaaaaaaaaaagaaaaatactcaagtaaaataaaattacGTCAAGGTTTTTACTGTACAGCAGATCAGATCACAGGCGATGGCTGACTTACAAAGTGGACCATCTTGCAGGAGCTGAGTCTGTCGTTGAGGCCCATCCAGCGCTGGTACTCTGGGTACTCCCCCCTGGTCAGGACGTACTGGTAGCCCATGTAGTTGGGCCGTTCGTACACCACCCAGGCCCCGCTCTCCACCCGGATGGAGTTGCAGCGGCTCAGGTAGGCGTGGAAGTCCGAGCAGTCGCTGTCGCACTCATAGCGGCGGCCCTGGAAGTTCTTGTCCTCGTAGAAGACAATCtggtggagggaggggggaaaCGACACAACACATGGGTGTCTTTATGGTTCAATTGCCAATATgttttgtttcttcaaacttcaatcatccgatccaccaaacgagtcaatggcagaatgagctaatttttcatgggcgcaacccacatactcatcccacaaatgcatgttctttataaatggggcaccatttgaaagggaactaaacaggctttccaacggtataacatttattgccaaaaagcattgttaccacacagaaataatctaccaaagacaaatttccttactttttgtgctaagtttagttTTCTTCAATcgtctgtgacagtaaactgaatatcttttgagttgagACGAAACAATatatttgaggacgtcatctcgggctttgggaaacaatgatggactttttattttatttttatttttaccattttctgacattttatagaccaaacaactaatcaattatttgacaaaataatcaaCCGATGAATCGACTATTAAAAATCACCGTGGGTTGCTGCCCTAATATTTCCAATTGACTGCCACTGTTTCATCACACAGACTTCAGAGAAAGCTTTTCTGACTTTGGAAAGCATTCTTTTAGTAAACGGTGCAGCTTTAACCTCCAGCTGACTAAAGGACTCAGCACCTAGTACTGCCAGGCCACTCAGCCACACTTGCCTCACCTGTTAGCCAAATTAAAAACAGGTTCAAACCCCAATAATCCCCGCAGAGAGGGTCACATATACAGACTCACCCACACGTTCATACTCAACCTCAATGCCACTGTGTTACCTGACTCTATGTCAATGCCAGTCCCATTTTCTCTTGACTCACCCTGCCCATCTTGGATAATAATGTGTGGGATCGCCTCGGTGGTGATAAGTGCGAATGGCGTTGGTTTGCCCCCCTGAGGTCTCGATGTTTGCTCTGGCCTCTCACCAGTCCCTTTTTATATCCccttccccccacacacacacacacacgtttataaACAGCAAAAGGAGGGGGAACAATCGCTTTGTCATGAAAATGAGATCCAAAAATTGAGTCAGTGATTTTAGTGCTATTCAGTTTTTCCAGAAAAGCGAGGAAGGATTACGGCCATAATGGCCGGGCATGGTTAGCGTCCATTCACCCCACTTCTCTACTGGCTGGGTCcagtgcccacacacacacacacgcacacacacacacacacacactctcgcaCCACGTTACACTTGCCAGCTCCACCAGCTTGCCCCCACCAGGTGAGGACCTGCCAACTCATGACTTCTTTCTGCATTATGGATGAATCCAGACAGAGCGGTGTTCACTGGTGGAGGAATTATTCAGATCCTATATTTAAGTAAACACAGGggtggaatgtaaccaagtacatttactcaagtactgtgcttaagtacaaatgttgaggtacttgtactttacttaagtcttttcttttcataacactttctacttctactccgctacattttaGGAGAGAATTGTACTTTGTACGCCActgcattcatctgacagctttagttatgagttacactgaacaaaattatgAACGcagcacttttgtttttgcccccatttttcatgagctgaactcaaagatctaagactttgtacacaaaaggcctatttctctcaaatgTTGTTCACAgatctgtctaaatctgtgttagtgagcacttctccttgGCCGAGATAATCCAttcacctcacaggtgtggcatatcgAGATGCTGATTAGTAGGTAGTAGGGGTGCActattcagaaaatgtcacgattcgatcCGATATTGAATTTTAAGCTCAATTtttgattcaaaatcgatttcttgattcaaaaacgattctctattaaaaaaaaaaaaaagattaacagtatgtaaatgtggtTACTTTTCCCATCTGATTGCAGTAGacctacaataaaaaaaaaaatgtttttatttaaaaatatgaatcgacttttggaattctatgaatcgaatttgaatcggtagagcttgaatcgcgaaaAAAGGAGGAATAGACtcttttgcacacccctactgattagacagcatgattgttgcacaggtgtgccttaggctggACAGAATAAAAGGCCCCTctaaaatgggggcaaaaacaaaagtgttgtggttataattttgttcagtgtactttacaaattaagatctTTGCACAGAAAACacgtagtttataaaatgttttattataaatttaaCTACCCAtaaatataacggcctacaagaaCAGGTGAGCTGATTAGCCAATTAAACACTTAGTGGATTGActgaacaaatattaaagtacTCCTTATGCAGAATGGGCCATATCAGAATAATATATAGTACTGCATTAtatttattgatgcattaatgatACAGCTAGTAAAGGTGAAGCaaattttaactattttatatACTGCTGTGGATCGTAACCAACGTCGCTGTTGGGtaaaaaccatagactgttaatattaataatatacagtctatggtaaaaaccaaggaaattaaaaaaaggctaatttgatatattttaatattgaaATAGGTTATTGATCTATTTTACCTCTCGTAATGGTTATATAGATATTTGTAAAACCCACCGACAGACGTAAAGGGTGACCaatagtagggctgcacaattaatcacaattttatcgaaatcgcaatatggactggtgcaatatccaaatcgcagaggggtgcaatatttgttaaaggccaAATATGTGTCGAACCattataaaataaagtattgtggtgctgcagagacgtcccggcctacaaatcccaTCCTACAGAGAAAATATtagtttggtacagatcctcgcaaaaaatcacacttcaatcgttattttttttttatatatatatatatatatatataatatatttttcaatgagaatgataaaaaaaatgatcaaTCCCTCTAATATcatgaatcatatcgcaatggcaatatcagtcaaaaataatcccaattattttcttcatatcgtgcagccctaaccaATAGAACTGagttatgaaaaaaaatgctgaatGGAGATACGAGGTTTCTGCCCGACAGAGACGTTATCATGTAGAGGAAAGAGTACAACATTTGCCTCTGAGATGTAATGTAGTAGAAATATAAAGTAgcacaaaatggaaatactctgtaaagttaagtacaagtacctcagaaTTGTACTGAagaacagtacttgagtaaaatgtACTGTAGTTATATTCGACCACTGGCAGTGTAACATAACCACAGATGCAATGAATACATAGTAGTGCTATGGCTGGATTATGAAAtcaatgtatttctttattacTCTATTAACTTTTTACTAAATATGGagcacaaaaatgacaaaatcaaaacaataagCAGCCCGGTTTTAGtcaaaacctttatttaaatttttcgaTAAATTATATTGTGCTCTTCGCATAGTAACCGCATAGAGGTGCGTGTGTTCAAATCAAATGAGAGGACAGGTTTTCCAGCAGTACGGCATTTCAAAGTGTAATCACATCTTAAAAATTCAGAGACACAATCCAGCAGTCTGAACACGtttacagtaatattgtaacagcattttaacagttcatattttattttttatcaagtCCATCGTCCCTTAACTTCTCATAACTTATTCAAATGCTGCACTGAAGTCCCATGCAGCAGTTGTGTTGTACGTAATGTCCCAATCTGTGAAAAACTCTTGAAGTTAGCATGTTGTAATGAGTGGAAACAGGAAGCTTAAACGGGCTGAAGTACACTTGGAGGTATTAAATGCTAAACATAGAAGACAGGGAAGATTTATGAAAAATAATCTTATTATAatgctaaaatatacatattcatacaatcaaatcaatacaaaaaaataaacatatagaCATCTGTTCCGCAAAGTGACCAAAAGCTTGTTCAATTTTGCCTCATTTGGCAAATGAGCTATTTCGGTTGTACTGAAGAAAAAGGATACATTCGCCATGAATCCCTACACCATGTCATGTTGTAGCACACAGCAGTCCCCGATGTTAGAGCAAATAGTTCCTTCTGACAGCTAAAGATCTACGGAAGCGCTAAAAAGGCaaggtgactttttttttttattattataattttttggcATTGTTGGCCCAAACTAAATGTTAACTCCTACGTAAGACGTAgacttttacttatttaattagACTGTTTTGAGGGCGAGAAGGCCGTGTTGAAGCGCTTAGTGCATGATACAAGGGGAATGGAAAGCCAAATGCAGCATAAACAAAAAGCTTTTACAACAGAAATAATTGGGGTCTGGCTTGAAAGATTTAGCCAATGCAGAGCAGTGTAATAGTGTTAACTTCCTCTTTTACCCACATACAATCTGGCCGTTTGGACGGTATCACGCACCTACAATAAATTATGTTAATATTCcttctagggctgggcaatatatcgatgttatatcgatattgtgagaTGAGaatagatatcgtcttagattttggatatcgtaatatgacataagtgttcctggttttaaaggctgcattacagtaaagtgatgcacttttctgaacttaccagactgttctagctgttctattatttgccttttccccacttagtcattatatccacattactgatgattatttatcaaaaatctaagtgtgaagatattttgtgaaagcaccagcatcaagaatatcgtgatatctgattttctccctatcgcccagccctaattccttcctttttttccatAATGGAAAACACTTGattcctattttttttattttatatattctaTTAACACAAAAATACTTTGACCTGAGCTAGTAACAGTCGGTGCACTACCCAAATTGCTACAGTTATTTAGCATCTACATTCTCCATCTTttaatgcactttttttttttttctccagaaaatAGCATGTACATATGTAGGCTGGGCCCAGTTTGGGAAGAAATGATGACAATCTCTCCTGGCTGTATAGAAAGAGAGCCAAAGTGTTTACAGCAGTCATGGCTCTCCAGGAGCGTGAGCCACAGCTTCCCCTGAAGCGGAGTGCTGACGATACCAAATCGCAAGTGCTTTAAGTTTAAGCTCCTCTAATGGCCGCTAAATGCCGACTCCAAAACATCCGACGCAAAAAGTGAAGTGAAGAGCTATTGGTTCGTCAAGAGAAAACGTGTTTAGGGCATATAACCGACAGGTTTCTCAGCAGAAAGTCAATCAGTGCCTCGTCCCTCCCTTAGCTGCGCCAAATTTAATCTCTGCCAGCTACAGATTTTCGGCTGTAAACTCCAATCTAAGCCTTTTTCAAAATGTCCCTGTGGCGACTTCACAAATGCTACACCCTGTGTACCTGTGTCTAAAGCTCTCCTCAAAGGAAGTGGTGCTTGCGATGTTGTTTTACAACATGCCAATCCGCTCCATACTTGGCTTGGACATAGCTGCCTTTTTCTTAAGAAGGACTTGTAAAGCAGCCCATACCGTCTTTCAgcgttgcaaaaaaaaaaaaaaaaaaaaaaaaaaagagctgaatCAGACAGCTCCAGACTTCCCAGAGTGAGGTGTAAATAACCACAAGCATACTGTACAATAATACTGGCACTAAACGCATTCGTCTGTTTTTAAACTTACAGGAGCTCCAAATGTCAGTAGGTGTCAGTAAGACACTCCAAGCTCCAAACAAGGCTAACATTCAACAAGCCATCGGTGACCGTCCCACCGCCTGTCCACTCCTAATATGTCTAGTATCATCAACTCGGGCCGTGTCCGTTGCCGGCCCGTTGGAGTCCTTTAAAGAGGCCATCGTGGGTGGGATGAGGCTGTCGAGTTCCTGCCTGTGCCCTGTTGCCAGAAGCCATTCGTGGAACTTGACCTCCACCAACTCCTGGAACTGCCGCTTCTGCTCCCTGGAGACCAGAAACGAGAAATCGGTGACAACAGGAAAACAAACGAGGAATAACCTACCAGGGCTCCTGCTGCTGTCACCAAGTCAAATACATAACCTTTTGAGACCTATTTAAAGGGTTACTACcgggtttttttttcccaacctggaccctattttcctgtgtttctgtgtcatagtgactgatgggaacaacaatctctgacacTGATCCAGTATTAAGCCAGCCAGCTGCAGTCGGGCTCGGCAGCGGCGAGACAAGCTACGGTGTAacgtgcagcttgtatttatcttcacaaaagtgctcgctTTGCCaatgacaggctcagattaatattctaagtgttggactacattatggaaaggatttctaaggaggtcgacctttctgttaaataGTAAGAGATACAGCTAGAgctaggtatatatatatatatatatatatatacacacacacacacatatatatatatatacatatatacacacctaTATACCTATAAAGTACCGAAAAAAATACCGTTGGGTACCGGAACTAAAATCCAGGTATCGGTAGtggtattggttcagatgcgaaaggtacccaaccctagtgttaCATGGACGGAGGACAATTAAaagctgtttaaaatgatttaagacatagaacacaatacttttttaaaaagcctaacattgaaattttagactttcTGAAACCCAGCCTACAGAGCTGGAAAGAGCCGGGATGTGGGAGAGATTAGCGTTAATAATACTGTGATATAGAAATCAATAAACAGATGTTCCCCTTATATTGTGTGATGAGTTCCCCTGTGCTGTCAGGGTTAGGTAGAGTGTAAAGTCCCTCGAGCCAGTTTTTCCGACACCATGCCATCACTGAACTCCATAACATCTCACCAGCTGAGTGGCTTACTCACATTCGTATAGATTTTTTGGAATGGCCGTTCGGTTGTAACTTTCCACTGATTAAAAATAGTAGAGaattttttcctattttttgtttataaaaaaaaaaaaaaaatgactcaaacagaTTAAAATAGTTGCGGATTGATTTTTTTATAGTTGACAATTAgcctactttttttatttatttttttattaatttctgtgGGTCATCATGATTAGATACCAGGAAGTAATATCAAATGAGGGCAAAacaacaattacttttttttttctgaatttcaTCAAAAATCAGAGTTTCAGCAGAATTTCATCTCTACTTTTACATACCATTAGCCTGACgggccagacccacatccagatgttgggtctgggaactcaccattggtcagggctcaatccgaggggcgggataaacggttgtctttcaaattctctctccacgcaataggatagcgctacaaccaggcagagcaacgaagaaggtagcggagctagttggtagattaaactttaaacttttgccgtatccggtcggcaaaactcccaacacatcttccttttttaagaattacttcagtgccgttctttgttcttttttaccCGCCCACCCCGCATATTGCTGGTCCTCATTCAATCCCATAGTTATgttaactaattgattaattgattaatctttgcagctctgaaGAGCTCCTGACTTGCCACTCACTTGTTCAGCCGGGCCTCCATCACAGTCTTCTGCCAGTTCTGTATCCTCTTCTGCTTTTCGTCCACCACTGCCTGATACGGAGGAGGCAACCCTCCCGGCACCTCGCACGTGTCGCCCTCCATCTGGAAAGGCACAACCAGCGTGTGGAACTCGGCCGGGGGCAGCAGCCGGTAGCAGGCGGGGTCCGGGTTGGCGGACGCGTTGGGCGAGGGGTTGGCGAGGCCCTCGGCCCCGAGGAGCAAGGGTCGATCCCAGGCGTTGGGGACCACGGCCAGCCCCACGCTGGCCATGTGATCCTCCAGGGAGGGGTAGAAGGTGTGGTAAGGCGCCAGGGTAAGGTCCGTGTTTCCGGGTAGGAGCAAGGGGTAGGTGGGCGTCAAGGCGTGGATGGTGCAATGGGAGGAGACTCCGACGGCGATCCTGCCGGCCACGCACACCACCCGCAGGTTCTGGCAGCTGTGGATGTGGACGCTGGTCTCAACGGGGCCCAGAACCACTGTGCAGTCCCGACACTTGTCCACGCTGACGGATCTGAAGTGTCACATGAAGTTCATATTACAgacaatttattttcatttttcttaacCCAACACACAATTTGCAACATGAACATATCAACAACCCCAAAACCCCTGGCTATCATGacactagtctggacccagcttcttatgtgcttatctaTCTACCTCATAGAACAAATAATCTGGgcctgaatggaacctgggtcccgCCAATCCCacataggttatcatgtatcccgGTCCAAAATCCCTGGACTTTATCACAGGACTGTAGGACGTGAAGTAATTGGCGGTCCTCGGTCCTACATTCCCAACAATTTGGAACACATGCCACGTACATGGAAGCCAACCTTACCTGAGCGGGGAGAGGAGGTATATGAAGGAGTCGGAGCATCTGTGGATTTTGATGTTGGCACCGGTCAGCTTGTCGGAGGTTTTCGCCAGGGTCTGTTTGAAGACCTGCGACATCAGCACCATCTTACTGCCAGGTGGAGCCATGTGGGTGTTCCGGGCTATCTTGGCTCTCTTCATGGTCCCCTCCACTGGAATGCACCAACGGAGAACAGGGTCAAAGAAATGTTGACAGACAGGTGGAGAAAGAGTGATGACAGCATTCTCACACTGTACCAGGATCCACCCCAGGATTCTCAAAGTTAAATGTAAGACTTAAAAGCATTTTAATGCCACATAAGATGGAGTTTAAGGCCAACAGTATGGATTTGAAGCTcggaaaataataatttatcaaGCAGCGTTACAGAGGCGAGTTCGCGCTCGCCATAGTATGTCTGACGCGCATGGCAATCAGTTTGTGCTAACCTCAGCACCTTTGCCATCAGCCTCGTCCACGTCTCTGGCCAGCGCTTCAGACTATTCTAAGCCGACGGGCTAACATTAGCGTGTTAGTAGCACGGTGCACCTGGtttcgttttttttctcctaacaAATgattaggacacacacacacacacacacacactttttatttaATCCTACGAATAGACAAGACCAAATGTAAGACCTTTATAAATATAATGTTACACTTTATTAACATAATTCAATACTTTATTATAACCCTATTTTTagaatatataaatgtatggcttttaaaataatttttaagaCCCCACGGGTACTCTGTGTACCTgaatttttgaatttttttaaatgaagattTGAGGATACCTTGTTGAGCCCAGGCTAGTTTCTTGCCTGATCGCAGGCAGGCAGTCATCCCAAAGGGGTTGAGCGTGAGGCTGTGCTGGAGACACGAGAGCAGCTTGTGCAGGGCGAAGGAGCGGCTGAGCGCGGAGTAGCCGGACGGCGCCTGGAGCAGACCTTTGGTCAGCAGCCTGTGGACGGGCTGAACGGCTCGGCCGTGGCAGGCGGAGCCCTCCAGGAGCAGGCCCAAGCTCCGCACAGCCTCCAGAGATATctggaaataaaaacacaactgtAAACTCCGCTACAATGGATCATAAGAGTcaagtcaaaataaaaataaaaacacagatgatTGTATCTGCAAAACGTATAGTGACTATTCTGTAAGGCACCCGTAGGACAGCTTCAGGTGCCAATTCTCTGTAGTATTTATCACTACAGACACCGGTCACGTCGTCATTTGATTATAGCGGCTTTGAGTTGGCTGCTGTAaagtaaaggctgttttatgcttctgcgtcaactccacgCCGTAGCTACGCCGTAGCTACGCCGTAGCTACGCCGTAGCTCCTACGGCGGCGTGACCCTTTCGGAGTTCTGCGTCGGGGTGAATTTCACCGCCATAACGCTAGGGGGTgataagtctgaggttatttgtgaggtgtctgccagccagtttacgctatgttagcaagctaactttagcacaaatgcccacaaagtactgcttgctggcgaagggctaatttcaaaacgttactgACACGTAGACACAGACGGATAACCCCGTCATTGGAACCAcaatatgtctgagtttatttgcagAGCTTgtgtcagtgaactagcatgttgctactccccacagtaggctgggactatcaacacacaggaccagttgaccaatcacagtccttgcggTCTGCGTCGCCTCGACGCAAAGTTACACACTTTTGGAGGTGCACGTCGAGCTAGAAGTtgtcgacgcagaagcataaaacagccataACACGGGATGTTTTTCGGACTGTCCACAGACCTGGCAATCTCTGAGGGCCTGTCCAGACTGGGACAGTTGGCCCGGCTCCACCAGCAGCTCCAGAATCTCAGCTAGATGGCTTTGCACAAATGACAGGTGGGCCTGATCGTCCCAGTTCTGGGGaaaccaaacacaaacaaaataaaaaaaaaaaaaaaaaaaactgagtgaGTCATTACCAAAAACTGTGAGATGACAACAACATTCGagctttaaacataaacatgtagaTAGAGCAATAGAGCgcaacagtgtggttccggaagtaaaaatccatttgattttctctataaggattttgattatcaGCCATTATGTGtaaaccatccgaggtagactgaccacgaGATACGAGGCCGTGTAACGGACGTTTCTGCTCCTGTAAAAGATTAAAGTCCGTATGAAATCAactttgttttaagaaaaacctGTTTTATTCGCGATCTTACGGAgaaatactacactacccaTAATCCTAAGCATAACCGCGATGTCTTTGACTGTTCAAACTTGCCATTAGCATGGAAGTGTTTACCGTACTCGTGAATGGCTACAGTGAGCTTATACTATTTAAATATATGGTAGTTTCTGTACACAGTCGtgtacctttgccttttttgccgctttcaaactgtttttttgtgcccaatcaaatgttttatactTAGTGTTTCCtctcgtagctggttggcttggttccagatGTTAAATTTTTTATATAAGCAATTTTAGAAACGTCAATGGAACAACTGAAGGGGAAAAACACTTCCGGagccgtttaaaaaaaaaagtgggcggTCCCTGTTGAGCTCTATATTGGTTTACAGAATATTGCGAAACACGTTATGATGTAA
This window harbors:
- the crygs2 gene encoding crystallin, gamma S2 gives rise to the protein MQKEVMSWQVLTWWGQAGGAGKCNVVREHPCVVSFPPSLHQIVFYEDKNFQGRRYECDSDCSDFHAYLSRCNSIRVESGAWVVYERPNYMGYQYVLTRGEYPEYQRWMGLNDRLSSCKMVHFTSGALYKMQLYEKADFGGQAFEATEDCPSLLEKFRWREVNSCKIFDGWWVFYEHPNYRGRQYFLEKGEYRKPGDWGAVSPTVQSFRRFTE
- the tbccd1 gene encoding TBCC domain-containing protein 1; translation: MEADSVSIWPRMEPFLLGALQVAPSSKLSLHYLRKMAIYVRTRDGCFPVLGWPMWKHIACGKLQLPEDLAWLYFETFDLLIGHTPEERLEWAECLSQCSSKSELDQQRNKLSVDTVQFLLFLYIQQLNRMSLRTSLIGEEWPSHRTRSPSPSDREAKTSSQNKNWDDQAHLSFVQSHLAEILELLVEPGQLSQSGQALRDCQISLEAVRSLGLLLEGSACHGRAVQPVHRLLTKGLLQAPSGYSALSRSFALHKLLSCLQHSLTLNPFGMTACLRSGKKLAWAQQVEGTMKRAKIARNTHMAPPGSKMVLMSQVFKQTLAKTSDKLTGANIKIHRCSDSFIYLLSPLRSVSVDKCRDCTVVLGPVETSVHIHSCQNLRVVCVAGRIAVGVSSHCTIHALTPTYPLLLPGNTDLTLAPYHTFYPSLEDHMASVGLAVVPNAWDRPLLLGAEGLANPSPNASANPDPACYRLLPPAEFHTLVVPFQMEGDTCEVPGGLPPPYQAVVDEKQKRIQNWQKTVMEARLNKEQKRQFQELVEVKFHEWLLATGHRQELDSLIPPTMASLKDSNGPATDTARVDDTRHIRSGQAVGRSPMAC